In Phragmites australis chromosome 24, lpPhrAust1.1, whole genome shotgun sequence, the following are encoded in one genomic region:
- the LOC133907725 gene encoding uncharacterized protein LOC133907725 isoform X1, whose translation MASGGGTIKSVSASLWWDSFVALSDDLDRAAATTSVPDALAKRIKGHRAWLRGSLSMFGKPNEASRSALDACEVSVGEHRIAIKPELKEAALRASQCLNLDEVQSYILVKRSSEISPMVHDSDAQEFLRLVSVQYYLERQCLLKCIRRIFVLGNDGSNATEVIQEEASLLISEEIERKLISIIEDSFSAAFSIKAEAAFTVSCLEETLIEINLILDILFLAFYDNFSRCNGELWITLCSIFKDMLCGSYDVGKFAISIVAKNSFHYAKAQLLLILIETLDFENLLRMIRDEVPFSGGCSAFSIGDILEMDVEISKLSELSMVELGPLILAWAVFLCLVLSLPGSNSNLEIDHTSYAHRALEFAPFNYVLGVLCSSIFRESDGPVSGYRGILRTFISAFIASYEISYQSEDSSLDIILSIVCEVYDGEESLCMQFWDKDSFVDGPIRSVLHMVEKEYPFQISKLIRFLSAVCHGHWPAQCVYNYLERMNGVTTLYAIPSNVADNVNHSHEIENHHPISIPGIEGIAIPRASHGYIFKVLEGDAALVRWEFPHSGVFFLLVTLAQDLHSCNYEEASVIMDLLYRMVSSNKDLCFALLHADKSLAVQTSKNLGQIEKHVRIDIAKIFCNSIFKYVQDVKNADILSKTLGLLAEMLKCAPYHVFDAAFECNIFTSQLNGPSSDWLLSGALARMIFAASEELGDCSSLAASVLDFSIQVLRKGATADDIILASIVFSVQYIMVNHMNWKYKKCSRWKTTLRVFELVKSCIQVKPFASKLGGIIWEILLYDSSVHSVLWQILSMSTLLLEHSYSSYYHGLKAIEDIELVLCSGLDIVYYMLSNLPEVKQDILPNPPFITMVLSSSLKPFSFVTAIMSLMSFQNSDIQVAAARAFSILCFTAYKSQPQLMENASFTGDVSEIQRLQASISRILDEEEKTNDCLAVAVFNLLTSAARYQPALLTSLTEKSNARLIDQFLDYIVRSTELMNRSPSVLLSVLDLLKALWESGIQFVHILEKLRSSITFWSNLSQCIRATLESCPADSVDAVDEKFSLRYYCQGKIFEIMSHELFLQGKLLAETSTPVTDGSKEHKEPTNAPCRSSVLKWFDNAILEDLINHLSSNTYKKELLHRAKVAACLCIIHLITKLSTCDTGSLSFSMMKKVQTISTKLSQHHAFLALLSQYSLHGYSGEQELTNLVINDLYYHIHGELESRQITSGPFQELLSFLLEFKVFEHNPWKQLQTTYPVANDNFLFDVPHIRDELGVDLWTHSDWKTSKEVAEKMLDIMRKANLMKCYADAKLSTLRSFVTFLSVYTGASSNKNLDLPDGGISVTTTRSAVRCACKSFESTVDSLLPQVDTNEVLFPLLSGQVELLLTLARMLFHQSKKNKNTSNRYSDAVLLMKTSGASTSFLVDLMSSSHSLKQPVKTLLVLLLSSYEFIYNKDDMKYPSDDANLFGELSLLSVSLLPVLCKLAENRECSDLAVVSMDLILKGFVPSNVWVPILQKHFHLRSILHKCQNGGLLSSQVILNFLLTLGRTKDGAKILQSANIFAFLKVLLSQLSLDDSCLRNSLSAEAKDVNLWGLGLAIVASLNHCLDDDISHNNVANSTISFLSGQVPLMSSFLSAQSVTAHQSKKRALLQKSQTSLSALSLTENILILLCILEKYHFPRDTGMKEVDSELGEIIIHLLAFVSKGSVKTGDSSNRNLSFFCPAIAKEEVALNEKPPVIRSKYGWFKFASSSTLSTTGVSVPSSAALSLAIIDRSSGDSDPIRQTRFTEMLAVQIYRIAFLIMKFLCSRAKEAVKRAEELEFLDLAHFPELPMPDILHGLQDQVVSIVTEVLEANGSSTLNPETERVCHLLLVILETSLYMELCVSQSCGIRPVLGRFEDFCKGIKAMLQAIEKHSSFKPLVRSLTEITTLLYPGLVQSNILL comes from the exons atggcgagcggcggcggcaccaTCAAGTCCGTGTCCGCCTCGCTCTGGTGGGACTCCTTCGTCGCCCTCTCCGACGACCTCgaccgcgccgccgccaccacctccgtcCCGGACGCCCTC GCGAAGCGGATCAAGGGCCACCGCGCGTGGCTCCGCGGGTCGCTGTCCATGTTCGGGAAGCCCAACGAGGCGTCGAGGAGCGCGCTGGACGCCTGCGAGGTCTCCGTCGGGGAGCACCGCATCGCCATCAAACCGGAGCTCAAGGAGGCTGCGCTTCGCGCGAGCCAGTGCCTG AACTTGGATGAGGTGCAGTCATACATTCTGGTCAAGAGATCTTCAGAAATCTCTCCAATGGTCCATGATTCTGATGCTCAAGAGTTTCTTCGTCTG GTATCTGTACAATATTACCTTGAGCGTCAATGCTTACTGAAATGTATCAGAAGAATCTTTGTTCTTGGAA ATGATGGTTCTAATGCAACTGAGGTCATTCAAGAAGAAGCCTCACTATTGATTAGTGAAGAGATAGAACGAAAACTGATTTCCATCATTGAAGATTCTTTTTCAGCTGCATTTTCTATTAAAGCG GAAGCAGCATTTACAGTATCCTGTCTGGAAGAAACTTTGATTGAAATTAACTTGATTCTCGACATTTTGTTTCTTGCTTTCTATGATAACTTCTCAAGATGTAATGGTGAACTGTGGATAACTTTGTGTTCAATTTTTAAG GATATGCTCTGTGGTTCTTATGATGTTGGGAAATTTGCTATATCTATTGTGGCAAAGAATTCATTTCATTATGCTAAAGCTCAGCTACTTCTTATTCTTATTGAAACTTTGGACTTCGAAAATCTCCTTCGAATGATTCGTGATGAAGTTCCTTTCAG TGGCGGATGTTCTGCATTTTCTATTGGTGATATTCTAGAGATGGATGTTGAAATATCAAAATTGTCTGAACTTTCAATGGTAGAATTAGGACCACTTATACTGGCTTGGGCAGTTTTTCTTTGCTTAGTTCTGTCTCTTCCAGGAAGTAATTCCAACTTG GAAATTGATCATACATCGTATGCCCATCGGGCCCTTGAGTTTGCACCATTCAATTATGTACTAGGAGTTCTTTGCTCCAGCATCTTCAGGGAGTCAGAT GGTCCTGTTTCTGGTTATCGAGGTATATTGCGAACATTCATTTCAGCATTCATTGCTTCATATGAGATCTCTTACCAG TCAGAAGACAGTTCTCTTGACATAATTTTAAGTATTGTATGTGAAGTTTATGATGGAGAG GAATCGCTCTGTATGCAATTCTGGGATAAAGATAGTTTTGTTGATGGTCCAATCAGATCTGTTCTTCATATGGTGGAGAAGGAGTATCCTTTCCAAATATCAAAACTGATTCGCTTCTTGTCAGCTGTTTGCCATGGACACTGGCCTGCTCAATGTGT ATATAATTATCTTGAGAGGATGAATGGAGTTACAACATTGTATGCCATCCCTAGTAATGTTGCTGACAATGTGAATCACTCTCATGAAATTGAAAATCACCATCCAATCAGTATTCCTGGTATCGAAGGTATTGCAATTCCCCGTGCAAGCCATGGTTACATTTTCAAAGTTCTTGAAGGGGATGCTGCATTAGTTCGCTGGGAG TTCCCGCATTCTGGCGTTTTCTTTTTGCTCGTAACTTTGGCGCAAGATCTCCATTCATGCAATTATGAGGAAGCCTCTGTTATCATGGACCTACTTTATCGAATGGTGTCATCAAACAAG GACCTGTGCTTTGCTTTGCTGCATGCTGACAAGTCACTGGCTGTTCAAACATCAAAGAACTTGGGACAAATTGAAAAACATGTCAG GATTGATATTGCCAAAATATTTTGCAATTCCATTTTCAAATATGTGCAAGATGTTAAGAATGCCGACATATTGTCCAAAACTCTTGGTCTGCTTGCAGAAATGCTCAAATG TGCTCCTTATCATGTGTTTGACGCGGCATTTGAGTGCAACATCTTCACTTCGCAATTAAATGGCCCATCAAG TGATTGGTTACTTTCTGGTGCACTAGCTAGAATGATTTTTGCTGCCTCTGAGGAACTTGGAGATTGTTCTTCACTTGCAGCTTCAG TGCTTGATTTTTCCATTCAGGTTCTTCGGAAAGGAGCCACTGCTGATGATATAATATTAGCATCAATTGTATTTTCAGTTCAGTACATCATGGTTAATCATATGAACTGGAAATACAAGAAGTGTAGTCGCTGGAAGACAACCCTTAGG GTGTTTGAATTGGTGAAAAGCTGTATTCAAGTCAAACCATTTGCATCAAAGCTTGGTGGCATCATTTGGGAAATTCTGCTATATGATTCTTCTGTCCACAGTGTACTTTGGCAGATTTTGTCTATGTCAACACTACTACTGGAA CACTCTTATAGCAGCTACTATCATGGTCTCAAGGCTATCGAAGATATAGAACTTGTCCTGTGCAGTGGACTTGATATTGTATATTACATGCTGTCCAATTTACCAGAGGTAAAACAA GATATACTGCCAAATCCACCATTTATTACCATGGTTTTGTCATCTTCACTGAAGCCATTTTCTTTTGTCACGGCTATAATGTCTTTGATGTCCTTTCAGAATTCT GATATACAAGTAGCTGCTGCTAGAGCATTCTCAATATTGTGTTTCACTGCATATAAATCCCAACCTCAACTGATGGAAAATGCCAGCTTTACTGGTGATGTTTCAGAG ATTCAGAGATTGCAAGCAAGTATTTCCCGCATTCTCGATGAGGAAGAGAAAACTAATGATTGTTTGGCTGTGGCTGTATTCAACCTTCTGACTTCTGCTGCTCGTTATCAG CCTGCCCTGCTTACTTCATTGACTGAGAAGAGTAATGCTAGACTTATTGATCAATTCTTGGATTACATTGTAAGGTCCACCGAGCTCATGAATAG ATCTCCTTCTGTGTTACTAAGTGTTCTCGACTTACTGAAGGCATTATGGGAAAGTGGTATTCAGTTTGTACACATTTTagagaagctgagaagctctaTAACATTCTGGAGTAACTTATCACAGTGTATTCGTGCTACCCTTGAGAGCTGTCCTGCTGACAGTGTTGACGCTGTTGATGAGAAATTTTCATTGAG GTACTATTGTCAGGGTAAAATTTTTGAGATCATGTCACATGAATTGTTCTTGCAAGGAAAATTGCTTGCAGAAACTTCTACTCCTGTCACAGATGGTTCAAAGGAGCATAAAGAGCCTACCAATGCACCTTGTCGAAGCAGTGTTCTCAAATGGTTTGATAATGCTATTTTGGAAGATCTGATCAATCATTTGTCAAGTAATACATACAAAAAGGAGCTTCTTCATCGTGCAaag GTAGCTGCCTGCCTTTGTATCATCCACCTAATAACGAAATTGTCCACTTGTGACACTGGCAGCTTGTCTTTCTCAATGATGAAGAAGGTTCAGACCATATCAACGAAA TTGTCGCAACACCATGCATTCTTAGCTCTCCTGTCACAATATTCCCTGCATGGATACAG TGGTGAACAAGAACTTACCAATTTGGTCATCAATGATCTTTACTATCATATACATGGAGAACTCGAAAGCCGTCAGATTACCTCTGGTCCTTTTCAGGAGCTGCTTAGTTTCCTTCTCGAGTTCAAAGTTTTTGAACACAATCCTTGGAAGCAACTACAGACCACTTACCCAGTGGCTAATGACAATTTTTTGTTCGATGTTCCACACATACGTGACGAGCTTGGAGTTGATCTTTGGACTCATTCTGACTGGAAGACCTCTAAAGAAGTAGCTGAAAAAATGCTGGATATTATGCGTAAAGCAAATCTGATGAAGTGTTATGCCGACGCAAAGCTTTCCACATTGAGGTCTTTTGTGACATTTTTATCTGTCTACACTGGAGCA AGTTCCAACAAGAACTTGGACTTACCTGATGGAGGGATTTCAGTAACAACCACACGATCGGCGGTTAGATGTGCATGCAAATCATTCGAGTCAACTGTTGATTCATTACTTCCTCAAGTTGATACAAATGAGGTTTTGTTTCCCCTCTTGTCTGGGCAAGTGGAATTATTGCTTACTCTAGCCAGGATGTTATTTCatcaatcaaagaaaaataagaacacAAGTAATCGCTATTCAGATGCTGTACTTCTAATGAAAACTTCAGGTGCCAGCACATCTTTTTTAGTTGATCTCATGTCATCCAGTCATTCTCTTAAGCAACCAGTGAAAACCCTCCTTGTTCTGCTTTTGTCTTCATATGAGTTCATTTACAACAAGGATGACATGAAATATCCATCAGATGATGCCAACTTGTTTGGTGAATTATCCCTTTTAAGCGTGAGTTTGTTACCTGTACTGTGCAAATTGGCAGAGAATAGGGAATGTTCTGATCTTGCTGTTGTGTCAATGGACTTAATATTGAAGGGCTTTGTACCGTCTAATGTATGGGTGCCTATTCTGCAAAAGCATTTTCATCTCCGGTCTATACTGCATAAATGCCAGAATGGGGGTTTATTGTCTTCTCAAGTTATACTGAATTTCCTCTTAACCTTGGGGCGAACAAAGGATGGTGCAAAAATTCTTCAGTCTGCCAATATTTTTGCTTTCTTAAAGGTACTTTTGAGTCAGTTGTCTCTGGATGACTCCTGTTTGAGAAATTCCTTGAGTGCCGAAGCAAAGGATGTGAATCTGTGGGGTTTGGGTCTTGCTATTGTTGCATCGCTGAACCATTGTTTGGATGATGACATTTCTCATAACAATGTTGCGAATAGTACTATCAGCTTTCTTTCAGGACAGGTGCCGTTGATGTCATCTTTTCTATCTGCACAGAGTGTTACTGCTCATCAGAGCAAGAAAAGGGCACTGTTGCAAAAGTCACAGACATCACTTTCAGCCCTCAGTCTTACTGAGAATATTCTCATACTTCTCTGTATTTTGGAAAAATATCATTTTCCACGGGACACAGGAATGAAGGAAGTAGACTCAGAACTAGGAGAGATTATTATCCACCTACTTGCATTTGTAAGCAAAGGAAGTGTAAAGACTGGAGATTCCTCTAACCGGAACTTGTCTTTCTTTTGCCCTGCTATTGCTAAAGAGGAAGTAGCACTGAATGAGAAGCCACCAGTCATTCGGAGCAAATATGGATGGTTCAAATTTGCCTCAAGTAGTACTTTGTCAACTACAGGTGTTTCAGTCCCTTCCAGTGCAGCGTTATCCCTAGCGATCATAGATAGAAGTTCAGGAGATTCTGATCCTATAAGGCAAACACGTTTTACTGAGATGTTAGCTGTTCAGATTTATAGAATTGCTTTTCTTATTATGAAGTTCCTCTGTAGTCGAGCAAAAGAGGCAGTAAAAAGGGCAGAAGAGCTGGAGTTTCTTGACCTTGCTCATTTTCCTGAGCTTCCCATGCCAGATATTCTTCACGGTCTACAG GATCAAGTGGTTTCTATTGTCACCGAAGTATTAGAGGCAAATGGGTCAAGCACTCTAAATCCTGAAACAGAGAGGGTATGCCACCTCCTCCTGGTGATACTTGAAACATCACTTTACATGGAACTATGTGTATCCCAATCATGTGGCATCAGGCCAGTACTGGGTCGGTTTGAAGATTTCTGCAAGGGAATTAAGGCTATGCTTCAAG CTATAGAGAAACATTCCAGTTTTAAACCACTGGTCAGGTCGCTAACTGAAATTACTACTCTTCTGTATCCTGGGCTTGTGCAAAGTAACATTCTCCTGTAA